In the Puntigrus tetrazona isolate hp1 chromosome 19, ASM1883169v1, whole genome shotgun sequence genome, tactTATAATATTGCTTTCCATGTGTGTTTGAATTGCTGTTGTCCGACGTCTGTGTTCTTGTAGTGCTGTGGAATGTATATGGAGACTGTGAGAACTATGCAACACTTAAAGGCCACAGTGGAGCTGTAATGGAGCTTCATTACAACACGGATGGcaggtgtgtttgtttaaacaacaaaatgaaatactTCCTGCATCATTTACGCTGTCATTTCAAACTTTTGTATGTTATCCTTCTATGAATGCATCGTTTTGTCGTATACTGAGTGTGTTTGCGTCCTCCAGTCTGCTCTTTTCAGCCAGTACGGACAagacggtgtgtgtgtgggacagTGAGACAGGGGAGCGTGTGAAGCGCCTAAAAGGTCACACGTCCTTCGTGAACTCATGTTTTCCGGCTCGCCGCGGACCACAGCTGGCCTGTACGGGCAGTGATGATGGAACTGTGAAGGTAAATTCAGCTCGGCAAGTCTAGACCCAAAACTCTCTAGAAGCCTGCGACACAGTTATAGTGGAAGTGCAGCTGCAGCATGAACTGTGCTGAAACAAGTATACATGGTAAAAGTTTTCCATATGAATCAAGTGGTTGAATCCAAGTCTTCTGAACAGAAATGATTGCATTATATGGCACACCTGGTTTATTATAGACTTTCATTCGTATAAACATTGACCAGTGCACAAACATTGAGCACATCAAATACGTCGTGGAGCTGTCTGAGGTTTTGTAAGAGTTTGAGTATGTTGATGGCAATTCAGTAATGTTCTGCATCCTTCCTTTGACCCAGATATTGTGTTAGATCTTTCAACCATTATGCCACCACCACCTTTCATTTACTGCAGCTCAGTTTGCAGACAAAACAGGACATCATCAGCACAGGCAGAGTCAAAATGCGCTCCCTTATTGTTcaaaagataaacaaaatattgtttGATGCTCATGACTGTGGTTTGTGTCTAAAACCCATTCCCATTTTTGTCTAAAATCTCTAATGTCCTATGAAAAGGCATATAGCTAATACATAGAATACATTTTGTCTTGATTACAATCATGTGTTATAGTGGTTACAGTGGGTCTTCAGGTGGCTGATTTAAATGTTGATCGAAATGTCTAGAAAGACATAACCTGAAAGAATTTGGAAGCCATTTGTGTGTCAGGCTAGTAATGTTCAGATGGTCTAAAAGGGTCTTTCTTTACCTTTGTTTATGTGTTGTTGTAGCTGTGGGACATTAGAAAGAAGGCCTCTGTTCACACGTTCCAGAACACGTATCAGGTTCTTAGTGTGACATTTAATGACACCAGTGACCAGATCATCTCAGGAGGCATCGACAACGACATAAAGGTTTGTGCGTGGCTCTGTAATTGATGTTCGGGCTCTTTTgcttgtatgtgtatttattcccGTGTGCATGCGTTTTATATTATAGGTGTGGGACCTCAGACAGAACAAACTAATTTACAGCATGCAGGGTCACGGAGACTCCGTGACGGGTCTGAGTCTCAGTGCAGACGGGTCCTATCTGCTGTCTAATTCTATGGATAACAGCGGTAAGCctaaatatgtgtttgtgcgttTGTACACTACAGATCAAAAGAGATTAGAGATTAGcatgagtttgtgtgtttgaaagaagtctcttatgctcacaaaagctgcatttatttgatcagaaatagtactattacagtataaaataattttttatttctctaatgtttttaaagatgttatttatccctgtgatagcaaagctgaCTGCTTTTCAGCAATCGTTACttttgtcttcagtgtcacatgatccttcagagatcactctaatatgctaacctggtgctcaagaaacatttcttaacagTGCTTAAAACGTTTGCGTGAACTgcgatttattattaatgattatgatttatgatGAAATGGAATTCTTTCAGCAATCTTTGATTTAAATACGAAATTGAAAAGGTCTGCACAGAATGTTGCAGAATTAACATGtcatatatgtattttacatttgtctGGAACAGTGCGTGTCTGGGATATCCGTCCATTTGCACCGAAGGAGAGGTGTGTGAAGATCTTTCAGGGAAATGTTCATAACTTTGAGAAGGTAAGCTCAATTCTCTATGTATTCTCTAAATAAGATTACCTGAGTTCTTTAGAGGTTCTTAAAGAGGGAAATGATTTCCACTGTTTTTGCTTtaagatgtttgtttgttttttttgctagaTCAGGGTGAATTATCACTTCATTCTTGTAGTAAGCTTTCCTAATGCTGAGCTGGAAGATCTAaagggtttgtttttttcccgGTCTTTTAGAATCTTCTCCGATGCTCTTGGTCTCCTGATGGGAGTAAGATTGCAGCTGGTTCTGCTGACCGGTATGgcatttttgtgtgcttttatgcTGTGTTTTGTACGATATGATTATGTTTGAGGTTAATGCAGTGTGTTTGCGCTGTAGGTTTGTGTATATTTGGGACACAACATCCCGTAGGATCCTTTATAAGCTCCCTGGCCATGCTGGGTCTGTAAATGAGGTTGCTTTCCATCCAGAAGAAccaattggtaaaaaaaaaatatacgtattttattaaactattatgCATATCTGGAATTATAAATGTAGCCCGTCTTCCATACTGTTTATCCATTTGTGACTCCATTATTTTATGTCTCCCACAGTTCTTTCTGGATCCAGTGATAAACGCCTGTACATCGGAGAGATTCAATAACTGCGTGTTTGTGTGCGGATGCTTATTATGTGACTGTGTCTGAATGTGAGAACGAGAAGAGGAAGGGTAGGGGAGGATGTGATTTGGactttttgtttgatttaaaaaccgTGATGAACAGTTGGGGGGGAAATGTTGAACGTTggctttttttatgcttttaataaacCTGTTTCTAGAATTAGCGTGTGCACTGTCTTTGTGTAAGAAATATAGTATATGTGACACCTGGCCTTAATCCacacgggtatatttgtaggCAATAGCTAACAATACATTGCACGGGTcgaaattatagatttttcttttataccaaaaggatattaaataaagagcATGTTCCATCAAGAAATTttgtaatatgaatatatatatatatatatatatatatatatatatatatatatatatatatatatatatatatatatatatatatatatatatatatatatatatatatatatataactctttTTTGATTAGTACTATGCATTGCCAAGGGCTTAATTTGGAAATTGTTGAAGAcaattttcacaatattgtgattaatttgcattttcaaatatttattcagcttccaATAGtctataaatctcaattttaaaaaaagttgtagttTTGTGCTATATAGAATGAAAAACACATACACTAATATATAATTAGCATACTTATAATGACATGGTCAACAAAAACATCGCCCTTTTTTACATGCTTAGTGTCACAACCATCTCAGTGACCTAAAATATTTCTTCACGTTGGCATTtatcgtttttattttaagggttCAAATAAAATcccagaaaataaataatagaatttgAATGTGGATTGGGCTCCAAAACGAGCATACACGCAtgcttttagattacttttgaaCAGTTGAAACGTTTTGAATATCAccttttaaaatagataaaatatctTGCACCGTATTGATCTTTCAAGACTTAACACTTCATGAAATTATACGTTTACCCGCACGTGAGCGTATGACtatgtaataaacaaataaaaaaactagtCTGATTACAAATCTGCTGTAATTTGACgcaattttagtttcaaaataGTAAGGTTTCCCGGTTGCAATAAGAGCTTCCCCCGCCGcatgatgtttttctttgtgctCTGTAAATCGCCTCGTGTTGAGCCGAGCGGCGGCGAGCGTCTCTATGCGGTTGCGCGAGCGGGTTGCAGACTCGCACGAGGGTGTCTGATTTCCACCCACAAACCCCGCTCCGCTCCGCTGTGCTCGCCCTCCCGGTGCCGATGTTGACAAAGAGCCGGAGCAGGAGGATGCTTGCTCGAGCTACAGAGCCAGTCTGAGACTTCCGACGGCACATCGGCTCGGAAAAGCCAACGCCGGACCTCACCGTAAGTCACAAAGGCTCGCTTGTGCTCGGACCAGATTTCATTTGCGTTATTTTCTTATCTCGCGCCCTTACACCCCCCGCTCGCGCTCCGTCTGATGCTTATCATATGATGCTCATTTCTGCCAGTTAAACGCGCTCTCTGACTCTTCCTCTGTTCTTTGTGTTATTTCGGGTCTGTCCGCGCCTGGTACCCGGTACGAAATGAAGGTGTGGCAGATTTGCTAGGATTCGGAACCGCGGCGGGGCTCTAGGACGCTTCGGTTTGGACGATTCCGCGGAGGAGGTCCGGTATGACCGGCAGCCGTCCAAAAGCATCGACGCACCGAAGTATGCACGCGGCCCGGTGGGCTTCTTGATGTTTTGAACGGTAATCGTGAAGCGAGACCCTGAAGCGCGCTGGACCTCACCGGGGACTCCGCTTTCTCCCGACGCCTCGCGGGGCCCAAGCCGTGCCTCAAGCGCGAGAGCATGGGTCGGTGCGACGGGAGATGCACGCTGGTGGTCATCTGCTGCCTGCAGCTGGTAAGACAGCCCTGTTCGTATTCACTTCAACTCTAGTCTTTCCtggggaagaaaaaaacatatagacGTAAACATAAAGCATATAGAGGGATGGTGCGAGAGGACGCAGGGGTACTGGTTTGGGAGGGGTGAAGCCAAGGGAGAAAGTGTCCTGGTTCCCATTTCTTAGGGGGCCAGTGGAGTAGACCGCCAGAACTTTTCTTGGAGAAACTTCATGCCCCAgatatgtatgcatatgcatgATTTGTGTAACACGCAGACTAGAGGCATGTGAGGTTGAGGGGCCTCCTGAGGAAGGGGCTCTTTTCTCATAGGGCTGTGGGCTAGGGCTCCAGGCAGTTTCCATGGAAACAGCTGCGGCACCGAGCTTTGGGATTGCTCCTATGTGTGTGgagacaatatttttatttatttgccattgGCTTAAGTGGGTTTAATGGTCCACTGCAACCTGTACTGCTGATTCAGTGATAACAGGTATGGCCTGAACCCTTTGGTTGTTTTTAGACTTTTCACACCCAGCGATCTTCttaaaaatctgatttgtgCTCAGAATAACTCAAAACagcttaaataattaaatgcttagaatatatttttttttgttgctgtttttgaaagataactatataactatataaactatataaaaaactattcaaatatatttttaatgtaatttatttctgtgatgacagctgaatttttagcagttATTACTCCATATCACATTGTCTTTCAGAAGTAGTTAAGACATATCGATTTATTCTAACATgtcttattatcagtgttgaaaatcgggaaatattcagctttgcattcACAGGAACaagttacattttcaattttagtcaaatagaaaattgtattattttaaattgtaataacagaGTTGGCAACCATAAGAAGTTTGGAGGTTTGGCCAAACTAACCCAACACAACTGCCAAGCAGAGCCCGAGGACTCTATCATCAAATtagccaaaatatttaataaacccATATGTGAGCAGCAGAGGATGTGCAGTACTTTGTCAATGACGGACGTTCGAGTGTACGGAAATCATCAGAGATTTCTGGCACAGATTCTCCGTGGCTGATGATCCATCTCTGAAGAATTTTCTATCTCTCCTTCGTGTGGTTAATGTGCAGTCGCGTACTGGGCTGCTCTCGGATGGATGCTGCGTGTGTCAATATCTGCCAGGAATAGTAGCCAGCGATACCAGACTCTGTGTACCATTTTCCTGCCAATGTAACTCGGGAGTCTGCTGCACAAGCTTGTTTTGCCAGCTTGATATTTGGCTAAATAAACCCAGTATAGTTCATTTTGAAGGCTGCAAAGACACGAGTCAAAGACTGTGTATGATGTTATCTGTATTAGCACAAGCTTTTCGTGCACACTTGTGCgtgcattttttaatgttggATGGTTGTGTATGCAAACTGTTCTTGGTTTGTTCACAGGTCGCTGCATTACAGAGGCAGGTGTTTGACTTTTTGGGATATCAGTGGGCTCCCATCCTTGCCAATTTCCTCCATATCATGGCCGTCATTCTGGGAGTGTTTGGAACTGTGCAGATCCGTTCCAAATATCTTATACTGGTAGGACGTGTTCGTTTTTTGCTCACATTTTGCTCTTACAGATGACAATGTTTTGCTTATCGCACTGTCTTGACGTGTGTCTTTACATGTCTCATtaacatgctatttttatatgTGCACACATATGCGTGTCTGTCACTTTCAGTATGCTGTGTGGCTTGTGGTCTGGGTTGGCTGGAACTCGTTCATCATCTGTTTTTACCTGGAAGTTGGTCACCTGTCACAGGTAGGTGATTTAAATGACAGACCATGAGAACCCATTGTGTAAATACACCAAAGAGTCTGAATAAATGTTTGCTGTTATGCCTTGTTATGCTTTAATCTTAGAGTCAGCATGAAATGGCATTCGTAAACCATTTTACTACTGTATTTATCGAAGAAAGggtattttatttgatattattttttggGAATTGTATTGATCCTGAAAAGTGGAAGCTCATCCGTATTCAACTATTTAAAGATTACAGGGAAcccaaacattttttctttgaaaaaaacaaaaaattgcattacaGGGTCAATGTTGAGTTCATGATTAGATTCTTTTAAATCCTGTTTGTGTTCCACTGTAGGACAGGGATTTCCTAATGACATTTAACACATCGCTTCATCGTTCCTGGTGGATGGAGAACGGGCCTGGTTGCTTAGTTACTCCAGTGCCTGACTCCCCATTGGCTCCTCAGGATCATCACGTGATCACTGTCAGTGGCTGCCTGCTGGACTACCAATACATAGAGGTGGTCAGCTCAGCCTTGCAAGTGTTTCTTGCAGTGAGTGCTTAcggttttttgactttttttggttCATGCATCTGAATGTTTGGCAGAGAAATAGGACGACCAATAGGCTGTTAACATAGTTTGTTCTGTGTTTCAGCTCTTTGGATTTGTTTATGCCTGCTATGTTAGTAAAGTCTTCCTGGATGATGAGGACAGCTGTAAGTATTCTGCTCTGTTGTTACAACCTGAAAGTGAATTACAGCAAAATTAATGTGTTTCGGGTCTTCTCTCTGTGTTGCAGTTGATTTCATTGGTGGATTGGACTCTTATAGTTACCAGCCTCCACAGAAGAGTTCTCACTTACAGCTACAGCCTCTCTATACGTAAGTAAACAGCTCCATTACATTACGCATTCTGTTATCAGAACCACTCTTCCTTTTAAAAGGTTACTCTTTCAAAATATAGTATAGTctctagaaatgtttttaaatgtctgtaaagaaacatttcacacCTGAAAACTAGCTTATAACTtactttttcttaatttaaaaaaatgtaattttaatttattttctttgtttatattgtaCATGGAATAACAAGTGCACAAATAATTTCTGCTATATTATAACCCCAATTAACAAAACTCAAGATATTCAATACAGCAGGAAAAATAACACggaaaaacactaaaacattttaaaaagcagtgtgccatgttgttgttttagcatTGCTTGTTTAATTCAGCAAGCGGCGTCCAGGAcatgtattttcatttgttaatgaatgtgatttgttaatgaaaaatgtattaatttgtgaagtatttttttattgtgtgaaaATGCCTTAACATTTAGCTGGGCTATCATTTGTAAGTcaagaaaaatgtgtaaaaaaaaaaaaaaaaatcattgtagtGTGTTCTATTTGTATTCTGCTCATTTTGCCATATATGGTCATTCGGCTGTTGAACATTTGCATACTGTCCCCAGTATACAAAGTATGTACCATTAAAAATAGAGTAGGTACTATCTTAGTACTTCAAACAGCCAATTTCTTTTGAAACAtcactttttaactttttctttttttacatatatacatttaggaCTGGATAGAAACCAGAGGAAAAACCCACCCTCAGAGGAAAACAGCTGCTTATCTCTGAATGAAGTCCTCTGCATTGTGGGAAATGTTCTACCAGCTTCAACGTCTGTGTCTCTTGAACTTTGTCTCCCTCTATTGGAGGAAACCTATAGTGCAGCACCAGCCAGCgttctagagagagagagagagagagagagagcaagcatAAGGACAGGACCACAACGAGATGCTTAAAGCCTCATCGAGACAAGCATTACTAAATGGGACTTGACGACAGAAACAGATATTCTGTGTGTgcgagagtatgtgtgtgtgagagcacaTAGGCctttgtatatgtttgtgtattcaCAAGGTGGCCAACCTTTGACCCAGGTAATCTTTGAACACATCCAGAGCTGCCGTTCAGCTctttctggtgtgtgtgtgtgtgtgtgtgtaggagaaAGATTGTTTATACTCTGATATAAGACACTATAATGTAATGTGTTAGATGAATGTTTTAGGTTGGGTAGATGTGTATTTGGGGAATGCTGTAGGACTTTGTGCATGTAAAAACTCACAATAGAGGAGCTGTGCCTCTGGGTGGCCCACATGTGTCTGCGTGCATGAATGTGTGTTTCTGATTGTGTCGATGTACATGGACTACAAGTTTTGATATGTACTTATGCACCTAACGCATAATGTGATTAgccataaatgtttatttgaaaacaagCTTAGAACGAATGTATGTTAACGTACAATACCTGTTTCAGGAAGGCTGTGTTTgtatgagtgagtgagagagagtgtgggtGCGAGAGGGACACACCTGAAGGGTGGGACAGTTGTTCAGCATAATAAACTCTTTCTAGATTATTCTTTGTCTCGGCCACTTCTAAATGCACCACAGAGTGTGAAATAAAACACCATTTTTATTCTCTCACATGCATATGGATGAGGAAAAAAAGCCCCGTTTTCACAGGGCTAAGTGCATAAAACTAGTCCTCCCTAGGGAGAGCTGTGAATCAGATAGGAAGACAATGGGCAGACCTGTTTTATCTCATTGAACGTCATTTGAAAAAGCTCGCTCGCAGCCAATGTCCTCCTGCTCCTTACACAAAGGCAGTTAAGTAGCTGCTCACATTTCAAACAGCCTGTTATTTCAGAACGTTTAAAACGAGGAACGTGCATCTTTTCGACTAGCTCACAGGAGTTCGGAGagggaaaagaaaacattacttGATCCACTGGTAAAATGTGTGACTAAATATACTTTCAAGGCAAGACACTTTTTTTACGCACTAATCAATTTTGGTCAATCTTGTGTTcataacatgtttttctttatactAAGTGGAAAGAAACCATCCAAAATATGGATTAAAGTGTGAATAATTAACTGGGAAAGTATGTAATTGCTATCgcattaatcacatccaaagtaaaagtttcTGCTTAtgtaacatatgtgtgtgtgctgtgtatatttatatttgtatcatatatattgatatagatagatagccTACGTGCATGTATGCGTATTTATGCAAAAtcaatatacacagtacacatattatgtaaacgaaaactttcattttggatgcgattaatcacaatcataattaatcgtttgacagcacaaattttTACACTATTGACCTAACCTGCTGCca is a window encoding:
- the snrnp40 gene encoding U5 small nuclear ribonucleoprotein 40 kDa protein — protein: MIEPKKRGADMAVVPAGVKRPRTELVAAAQSQQLSAMGPPRSSSLQAPIMLLSGHEGEVYCCKFHPSGATLASSGYDRLILLWNVYGDCENYATLKGHSGAVMELHYNTDGSLLFSASTDKTVCVWDSETGERVKRLKGHTSFVNSCFPARRGPQLACTGSDDGTVKLWDIRKKASVHTFQNTYQVLSVTFNDTSDQIISGGIDNDIKVWDLRQNKLIYSMQGHGDSVTGLSLSADGSYLLSNSMDNSVRVWDIRPFAPKERCVKIFQGNVHNFEKNLLRCSWSPDGSKIAAGSADRFVYIWDTTSRRILYKLPGHAGSVNEVAFHPEEPIVLSGSSDKRLYIGEIQ
- the nkain1 gene encoding sodium/potassium-transporting ATPase subunit beta-1-interacting protein 1, whose protein sequence is MGRCDGRCTLVVICCLQLVAALQRQVFDFLGYQWAPILANFLHIMAVILGVFGTVQIRSKYLILYAVWLVVWVGWNSFIICFYLEVGHLSQDRDFLMTFNTSLHRSWWMENGPGCLVTPVPDSPLAPQDHHVITVSGCLLDYQYIEVVSSALQVFLALFGFVYACYVSKVFLDDEDSFDFIGGLDSYSYQPPQKSSHLQLQPLYTTG